In a genomic window of Ipomoea triloba cultivar NCNSP0323 chromosome 3, ASM357664v1:
- the LOC116013711 gene encoding MACPF domain-containing protein At4g24290-like — MASSSKEAALRLRAAAEAAIQSIGLGYDMVDDLRLKYCKRNSSMDKDSRLIVIDDDQVRDIAIPGGILVQNVPKSINCDKGERMRFSSDVLPFQQMSEQFNQELGLSGKIPTGHFNAAFEFTGCWQKDAAYTKALAFDGVFISLYSIALEKSQVALCDHVKQAVPSSWEPAALANFIEKYGTHVIVGVKMGGKDVIYLKQQYSSPLQPADVQKRLKDVADKRFSEATGQSNSYSGKDYNDQMVENNEQGLAFMDSNSSTVHFHKEDITFLWRRRGGNGSRTTPHIKWCKTVPLEPDVISMSFIPISSLLNGIDGSGFLSHAINLYLRYKPPIEELYQFLEFQLPRQWAPVFGELPLGPDRKQHSGASLQFSLMGPKLYVNTNPVDVGDKPVTGLRLYLEGKRSNCLAIHLQHLSSLPKSFQLQDELHGDSSNSYDRRYYEKVQWKSFSHVCTAPVESEDDYSIATGAHFEVSESGMKNVLFLRLHFSKVIGATIVKKPEWDGSPALSQKSGIISTISSRFSSAEKPPPRPSDVHINSALYPEGPPAPAQTRKLLRFVDTTEMTRGPQDQPGYWVVSGARLVVDKGKVSVRVKYSLLAVIPTDEEASFQE, encoded by the exons ATGGCTAGCAGCAGCAAAGAGGCGGCGCTCAGGCTGAGAGCCGCGGCCGAAGCTGCGATACAGTCGATTGGGTTGGGGTACGACATGGTAGACGACTTGAGGCTCAAGTACTGTAAGAGGAATTCTTCCATGGACAAGGACTCGCGGCTGATAGTCATCGACGATGATCAGGTGCGAGACATCGCTATCCCCGGGGGTATTCTCGTCCAAAATGTTCCCAAGTCCATTAACTGTGATAAAGGCGAGCGCATGCGGTTTAGCTCCGATGTTCTGCCCTTCCAACAG ATGTCAGAACAATTTAACCAGGAACTAGGCCTCTCTGGAAAGATTCCAACTGGCCATTTCAATGCTGCTTTTGAGTTCACTGGTTGCTGGCAGAAAGATGCTGCGTACACAAAAGCTCTTGCTTTTGATGGGGTCTTCATTTCCCTCTACAGCATTGCACTCGAGAAGTCTCAGGTGGCTTTATGTGATCATGTCAAACAAGCTGTTCCATCATCATGGGAACCTGCAGCTTTGGCAAA CTTTATTGAGAAATATGGTACCCATGTCATTGTTGGTGTGAAGATGGGGGGAAAGGATGTGATCTATTTGAAGCAGCAATATTCATCACCACTTCAGCCGGCTGATGTACAGAAAAGATTAAAGGATGTGGCAGACAAGAGATTCAGTGAGGCAACTGGACAGTCGAACTCCTATTCAGGAAAAGATTATAATGATCAAATG GTCGAGAACAATGAACAGGGGTTGGCCTTCATGGATTCCAATTCATCAACTGTTCATTTTCACAAAGAG GACATTACTTTCCTTTGGAGGAGGAGAGGTGGAAATGGGAGTAGGACTACACCTCATATAAAATGGTGCAAAACTGTACCGCTTGAGCCTGATGTGATTTCGATGTCCTTCATTCCAATATCATCATTGTTGAATGGAATTGATGGCAGTGGATTTTTGAGTCATGCTATTAACTTATATCTACGTT ATAAACCACCCATTGAAGAGCTTTATCAATTTTTGGAGTTTCAACTCCCAAGGCAATGGGCTCCAGTATTTGGTGAACTTCCCCTTGGTCCAGACCGGAAGCAGCATAGTGGTGCATCTTTGCAGTTCAGTTTAATGGGTCCTAAACTCTATGTTAATACAAATCCG GTTGATGTTGGTGATAAACCAGTGACTGGGCTTCGACTGTATTTGGAGGGGAAAAGAAGCAATTGCTTAGCAATTCACTTGCAGCACCTTTCTTCCTTACCCAAGAGCTTTCAGCTTCAAGATGAATTGCATGGTGATTCCAGCAATTCGTATGATCGCAGATATTATGAGAAAGTTCAGTGGAAGAGCTTCTCCCATGTGTGCACTGCCCCTGTTGAATCTGAGGACGACTACTCCATAGCTACTGGTGCCCATTTTGAAGTTAGTGAATCTGGCATGAAGAATGTTCTGTTTTTACGCCTCCATTTTTCCAAAGTCATTGGTGCCACCATCGTGAAGAAACCTGAGTGGGATGGTTCCCCCGCTCTCTCTCAAAAGTCTGGAATTATCTCAACAATCAGCTCACGCTTTTCCTCAGCTGAGAAACCTCCTCCGAGGCCATCAGATGTTCACATAAACTCTGCACTGTATCCAGAAGGCCCTCCAGCACCTGCTCAAACACGCAAGCTTTTGAGGTTTGTTGACACCACAGAGATGACAAGAGGACCGCAGGACCAACCTGGCTACTGGGTGGTTTCTGGGGCAAGACTTGTAGTCGACAAAGGTAAGGTCTCTGTCCGCGTTAAGTATTCCCTCTTAGCTGTGATACCGACAGACGAAGAGGCCTCATTCCAAGAGTAG